Below is a genomic region from Mesorhizobium sp. NZP2298.
TCCGTGAACCGCTGGAGACAGCCGGACGTCAGGAATCGGCCTTTTTCACAGGCGGTTTCGGACGACCAGCGTAACGACGAAGAAGGCACCGAGCGAACTGGTGATGATGCCGATCGGCAGTTCCTGCGGCGGCAGCAGCGTCCGGGCCAGAAGATCGCTTGCCAGCAGGAGCACCGCCCCGAACAATGCACAGCTTGCGATCAGGCGCAGATGCAAGGGACCTGCCAGCGGCCGCGACAGATGCGGGATCATCAATCCGACAAAGCCGATGACGCCGGCGACCGAGACGAGAATTGCCGTCGAGAAGGCTGCAACGAGAAACGTCGCCCGGCGCATGCGCGCCACCGGCACGCCAAGGCTTTCGGCAGCACTTTCACCGGCCAGGAAGGCGTCCAGCCTGCGGTGGTTCCACAGTCCGTAGGCCGCGATCGTGCCGGCTCCCAACGCGCCCAGCCAGACATTGTCCCAGCGCGCCAGCCCGAGCCCGCCCATCGTCCAGAACAGCACCGAATGGGCGGCGCGCTGGTCTCCGGCAAAGACCAGATAATTGGTCAATGCCGTGAACAGGAAGGAGACGGCAAGGCCGGCGAGGATCAGCCGCTCCGGCCCCTGCCCCCTTACCCGGGCGACCAGCAGCAGCACGATGCAGGCGGCCAGTATGCCGCCGGTGAAGGCCGCGACCGGCAAGGTCCAGATGCCAAAACTGTCGCCGAAGACGGTGATGACGGAAACAGCGCCGGCGGCGGCTCCCGACGACAGGCCGAACAGGAAAGGATCGGCGAGATCGTTGCGGGTCACCGTCTGCAGCAACGCGCCTGTGATGCCGAGGCCGGCACCGACACAGACCGCCAGGATCGTGCGCGGCAGCCTGAGATCGATGACGATCTTGCCGACCGGGCCCGACACCTGGTGCTCATTCAACCCGACGGCATGGCCAAGCGAGGCGATGACGTCGCTCAACGGGATCAGCGTCGAACCATAGGCGATCGACAGCAGCACGAGGGCGACGACCGCCACCGTGCCCGCCACCATGGCCAGCGCGAATGCCTTGTGCCCGGAAAGCGCGCCGGATTTATGCCCGGGGGCAAGAAGCATCAGAACGCTTCCGGATGCATCGCCTTGGCGATCTTGGCGATCGCCTCGATGTTTGCCGGTCCAGGCGTCAGTTCGGCATAGCGAAGGGCCACGAAACGCTCGTTCTTGACCGCATCCGTCTCCTTCATCGCCGGATGCGCCTTCAAGAAATCGAGCAGCTTCCTGTAGCCGCCGCCATCCTGGTAATCGAGCAGGATGAGGAATTGCGGATTGCGCGACGCCACCGTTTCCCAGTCCGTGTTGCCCCAGCTGGTGTCCATGTCGGCCATGATGTTATCGCCGCCGGCCGCTGTGATCATGGCGCTCGGGATGGCGAATTTTCCGGCGGTGAACGGCCTGTCCTCGCCGGAATCATAGAGGAACACACGGGTTCCCTTGGCGTCGCCGACCTTCGCGGTGATGTCGGCGAGTTGCGCCTTCCAGCCGGCGACAAGCTTCTGCGCCTCGGTCTCCTTGCCAAAGATCTTGCCCAGCTTTTCAACATCGCCATAGAGCAGGTCCATGGAAGCCGCCGGGCGGTTCTTGTCGAGATGGACGCAGCTTTCGGTCAGCACCAGTGTCTTGATGCCATGCGGGGCGAGCGTGTCGGGCGTCACGTCGCCGCCCGGCTTCATGCCATAGTACCAGCCGGCGAAGAAGAAATCGGGCTCGACGGCGACCAGGTTCTCGAGCGTCGGGTATTTGGGCGCGAGTTCCGGGATTGAGCCCTGCTCGGCCTTGAATTCGGGGCCGACCTTGTACCATCCGGTGATGCCGGTCAGGCCGACGATCGACGGCTGCAGCTTCAGCGCGAAGGCCATCTCGGCCATGTTGAGGTCATGGATGACGGCGCGCTTGGGCGGCGCGTCGAAGGTCAGCGGCTTGCCGCAACTGTCGACGGTGACGGGGAAAGCGAAGGCGGTAGAGACCAGCAAGGAAAAGACGAGCGACAAGGCGAGACGTTTCACGGATTTTGCTCCTTGGTTGAACAGCGTTGATGAGGGATGGTTCGATCAGGATGGTGGCGCGGCGCGGTTCGGAACATCGAACACCGTCAGTTCACGGTCCTCGGTAGGGTGGCGCAGGCGAAACACGTCGACGCCGAAAATCTCGCGGATCAGCTGTTGCGTCAGCGCTTCGCGCGGTGCGGCCAACGCGTGCAGCCGGGCTTCGTTCATCACCGCGACCCTGGTGGCGAAAGGCGCCACCAGGGCCAGGTCATGCAGCACCGCGATCACCGTCATGCCGAAGCCGGCGACGAGTTCGAGAAGCTCGCCGCGAGCACGCGGGTCAAGATGATTGGTCGGCTCGTCGAGGAACAACACCTTTGGTTGCTGTGCGATGGCGCGCGCCAGCTGGGCGCGTTGGCGCTCCCCTCCAGACAGCGAGCCAATGGTGCGGCCGAGCAGCGGCAAAAGGCCGGTCCGGCGCAGGGCGTCGACGACAATGTCGCGCTCCTCGCTCCTGCGCCTCAGGCCGGCATACGGAACGCGGCCAAGTTCGACATAGTCGATCACCGCCAGCCGCGGATCCGGCTGGTCGGTCTGGCCGACGACGGCCATGTGCAGGGCCCGCTCGGCCGTCGAGATCCTGTCCAGCCGTCGCCCGCCAAGCTTCACCTCGCCCGAACTTGGCCTGAGCATGCCCGACAGCATGCGCAGCAGCGTCGTCTTGCCGGCACCATTGGGGCCGATGATGGCGAGACGATCGCCGGTGGCGATAGAGAGGCTGACCGCATGGACCAGATTCCGGCCATTCGCCACAGCACCCAGGTCGCGCGCCTCGAGGAGTGGCATTGTCATCGGCTATCACCCGCCAGCTTGCCCGGCGCCGGGATGCGGGCCAGCGTCTTGCCGGCCAGTCGCGGCGGACGCTGTCCGGAATTGCACCAGCCGTCGGCGAGCGAGGCGTAGAGCCTGGCAAATCGCACGAGATCACCGGCGTCGGCCTCGGCATCGACGGAGCCGAAGAGATAGGTAGCCTTGCCCGGCGCCTGGAAGGCTACCGTCAGCGGCCGTGCGCAGCCCGCCATGCATTCGACGCCTTCGACCGTGAAGCCATGCGACACGGCGGGTTCATCATGGGCCGAGAGCCGGGAGCGCAAATCGGCGCACAGGCTTTCGCCCGACCTGATGCCGGTGGGAACGTCACGGCAAAGCGTGCACACGATGATGTGGTGATCGATAGCGCCGTCCAACTTCCGTCACTTTCCAAAACTGGCGACGGAAGGATGTTGGCGAGCCGGCCGACAAGACCGACGTCCACGTCTCCTCCCGGCACACCCCGTCCGGTCAACTCAGTGATGGCAGGTCTCCTGGCTCGCGGGTCCTTGCTCAATCCTGCCTTCCCAGCCTTGCCGGCCAGTGGCATTTCGGATCTTGCTCACCGCTTACAGTTGCGGGGGCAGCCACGGCTTCGACCTTTTTAGGATCTCACCGTGTTCCCTTTTCACCCCTTGCCTTTCGACTCGGGGACCATCACCACTCGATCGTAGTTTTCCCCAATTTGCTTCGCAACGGATTTCTCGATGCATTGTCGATCCCGCGGCGGCGCTGAAATTGCGGATGTAATGTAATTACATTACGATTTAAATCATGCCGCTCGGCGAAGTCAAGTGAGGCTTTCTGCCGAATGAAGACATCGAGCCAGTCTCGCTCCTGGACGTCGCCTACGGCGTCTGCGTCAACGGCGACGACGCCGGCAATTTCGACTACGTCGCCGGTGTCGAGGTCACCGATTTTTCTGACCTTCCAAGGGAACTCTGCCGGGTGCGGATACCAGCCCGGAAATATGCGGTGTTCGCGCATCGCGAGCACATCTCGACCATCCGCCGCACCGTCAATACAATCTGGAACAAATGGCTGCCGGCCTCCGGGCACGAGATAGCGGACGCGCCCGAATTCGAGCGCAACGGTCCGGAGTTCGATCCGAACAACGGCAATGGCGGGCTGGAGATCTGGATACCCGTCAAGGCTTAGCGGAGATCACAATTCCAAGTCCCAGGTCTGGCCAACCAGATCCTTGCCGAAGGAGTGGTGCGGTTCTTCCTCGGTCAGTTTGAAGCCGACCGCCTGGTAGATGTGCCGGGCGGCGATCAGGATATCGTTGGTCCACAAGGTCAGCGTCTTGTAGCCCTTCGCACGGGCAAAGCCGATGCATTCCTCGACCAGCCGCCTACCGATGCCGAGGCCACGCGCCGAAGGTTCGACATAAAGCAGGCGCAGCTTCGCCACCTGATCCGATTTGCGCACGACGAAGACCGAGCCGACGACCTCGCCATCGCGCTCGGCGATCCAGCTTCGTTCCCATTTCGGGTCGAAGGATTTGACGAATGCCGCGAGGATTTCGGCAACCAGCGCCTCATAGGTTTCGTCCCAGCCATAGTCCTGCGCGTAGAGCATCCCTTGCCGGCGGGTGATCCAGCCGATGTCGCCGACCTGCAGCGGTCGTAACAGATAAGGGATCCTTGGCTCATCGCTTTCACCCAGCAGAGCCTGGACCGTCCGCATGGATTTCACCAGCCGGTCCTGCTCCGACGCAGGTAGCCTATCGAGAAGGGTCGCGACCTGGTCGTGCGAATCCTTGTTCAGCGGCGCGAAGGCATTCCTTCCCGCCGTCGTCAGCGCAATCGACGATTGCCTGGCGTCCGAAACCAGCGTTGACCTGGAGATGAGGTGAAGGCGCTCGAACTTCTTCAGCAGACGGCTGACATAGCCGGCA
It encodes:
- a CDS encoding FecCD family ABC transporter permease; this translates as MLLAPGHKSGALSGHKAFALAMVAGTVAVVALVLLSIAYGSTLIPLSDVIASLGHAVGLNEHQVSGPVGKIVIDLRLPRTILAVCVGAGLGITGALLQTVTRNDLADPFLFGLSSGAAAGAVSVITVFGDSFGIWTLPVAAFTGGILAACIVLLLVARVRGQGPERLILAGLAVSFLFTALTNYLVFAGDQRAAHSVLFWTMGGLGLARWDNVWLGALGAGTIAAYGLWNHRRLDAFLAGESAAESLGVPVARMRRATFLVAAFSTAILVSVAGVIGFVGLMIPHLSRPLAGPLHLRLIASCALFGAVLLLASDLLARTLLPPQELPIGIITSSLGAFFVVTLVVRNRL
- a CDS encoding ABC transporter substrate-binding protein gives rise to the protein MKRLALSLVFSLLVSTAFAFPVTVDSCGKPLTFDAPPKRAVIHDLNMAEMAFALKLQPSIVGLTGITGWYKVGPEFKAEQGSIPELAPKYPTLENLVAVEPDFFFAGWYYGMKPGGDVTPDTLAPHGIKTLVLTESCVHLDKNRPAASMDLLYGDVEKLGKIFGKETEAQKLVAGWKAQLADITAKVGDAKGTRVFLYDSGEDRPFTAGKFAIPSAMITAAGGDNIMADMDTSWGNTDWETVASRNPQFLILLDYQDGGGYRKLLDFLKAHPAMKETDAVKNERFVALRYAELTPGPANIEAIAKIAKAMHPEAF
- a CDS encoding ABC transporter ATP-binding protein, translating into MTMPLLEARDLGAVANGRNLVHAVSLSIATGDRLAIIGPNGAGKTTLLRMLSGMLRPSSGEVKLGGRRLDRISTAERALHMAVVGQTDQPDPRLAVIDYVELGRVPYAGLRRRSEERDIVVDALRRTGLLPLLGRTIGSLSGGERQRAQLARAIAQQPKVLFLDEPTNHLDPRARGELLELVAGFGMTVIAVLHDLALVAPFATRVAVMNEARLHALAAPREALTQQLIREIFGVDVFRLRHPTEDRELTVFDVPNRAAPPS
- a CDS encoding DUF1636 family protein — protein: MDGAIDHHIIVCTLCRDVPTGIRSGESLCADLRSRLSAHDEPAVSHGFTVEGVECMAGCARPLTVAFQAPGKATYLFGSVDAEADAGDLVRFARLYASLADGWCNSGQRPPRLAGKTLARIPAPGKLAGDSR
- a CDS encoding bifunctional helix-turn-helix transcriptional regulator/GNAT family N-acetyltransferase, which codes for MTIHHQPSNEAPNKDLIDAVRAFNRFYTRQIGLLDEGLLKSAFSLTEARVLYELAHRDGLTATDLGRDLGLDAGYVSRLLKKFERLHLISRSTLVSDARQSSIALTTAGRNAFAPLNKDSHDQVATLLDRLPASEQDRLVKSMRTVQALLGESDEPRIPYLLRPLQVGDIGWITRRQGMLYAQDYGWDETYEALVAEILAAFVKSFDPKWERSWIAERDGEVVGSVFVVRKSDQVAKLRLLYVEPSARGLGIGRRLVEECIGFARAKGYKTLTLWTNDILIAARHIYQAVGFKLTEEEPHHSFGKDLVGQTWDLEL